CACTCGAACAGATTCCACGTTCGCAGATACCGCCGAACCACGTGCTACAATCGCGCCGTCCATCTTTCACGACCTGATTCTGTCCATCAAATAATTATCAGAAACCTGATATAAGATGGAGAGCGCGAGTTCACCACCCCGGATCAAGTCACGTTGCCGGCTTCAAACGTGTTCGAGTACATGTCAAGCGATATTTCTCTGTATATGGGATCATGCCGCTGTATATCGGACCCTTCTCGTAGCTCCCCTCGAAATTGACCATATCCACGGGATGCTGAAAGTAGTCTACGAGGTCGTCCCATACCCGACGCGACCGAGTCAGTCGTTACGGTTACCCCTGAGTCATTTTTATATATGTATGAGGGCTTTTCTTACTCGGACAAGTTACTACGATGGATACAGACGATCGTGACCCTTCCTGGTTCACGGAAGAACAAGCGATCGTAGTGTTCACCCTCGGAATTATCATTCTCGCTGTCCTCGTCATCATGCCGTATCTACAATATATCCTGTTCGGTGTTATTTTCGCGTATCTCCTTTCACCAATCCACCGACGGCTGGTGAATCACATTCGGCGTGATCTTTCTGCACTCGTGTTGACTATCATGACTGTAATCGGCGTCGCAATACCACTCGTATATCTCATTGGCCGGTTGGCACAAGAAGCGTTCGCGGTAGTACAAGCAATTCAGAACGCCGAGCTGGGAGTCACCGAAATCGAAGTGAGACTGCTGGAAATGGGCATCGAACTCGATATCCATGCCGTCGTTCGGGCCAATCGTGAGATGATCGAAAGTGCGGCCGAGATGCTTGCCGTACAAATCAGTCAAGCCATTCAGAACCTTCCCAATATCTTCATCGGCCTAACCATCACCGTGTTCGTTCTGTTCGTGATGCTTCGTGATGGCGATCGACTCGTGACCTGGGTTCGGGCAACCGTACCGATACGCAATGAGATCCAGAGCGAATTACATCAAAAAGTAAACCGACTCATGTGGGCATCGATCATCGGGAACGGTGGAGCTGGCCTCATCCAGACATTCGCGCTTGGCGTCGCCTTCTGGTTCCTTGGTTTTAACAACCTGGTGTTACTCATGGTGTTAACGTTCGTTCTCGCTTTGTTGCCGCTCGTCGGCGCGTTTGCGGTCTGGCTCCCCCTCGTGGGCTATCTTTTCGTGGTCGGTAGACCGACTGCGGCGGCGATGTTGTTCGTGTTTGGTAGTCTCGTTAGCGTGTCTGATTTTTATACACGGCCGATCATCATTGGGCATAGCGGTGCATTGAATTCAGCGGTCATCGTCGTGGGAGTGTTCGGCGGACTGGTGATATTTGGCCCGATCGGATTGCTCATCGGTCCGGTCATTCTCGGTGGGTCTAAGATAGCCATCGAGACTCTTGTCCGTGCCCGTGACGAGGATCTCACCGCCGCCGGGTAGACCACTCCGGCCCCGGAGGTCGGCAGTTCCGGATCTGACACTGATCTCCCTGACTCAATCGACCGGCGCCATCGGTAGTCGAAACACGGAGCCGACCACGACAGGTCAGGTACACCCCTTATACTGATCTGACCCTTTAACTGGGTAATGACAGATGTTCTCGTAATCGGCGGCGGGATCGGCGGTCTCTCTGCGGCCCACGAACTCGCAGAACGAGGGATCGACGTGACCGTGTACGAGGCGAACGATCGATTCGGGGGAAAGGCGCGCTCGATGCCGATCGACGACGGGCCCGCTCCGCTGCACGGCGAGCATGGCTTCCGGTTCTTCCCGGCGTTCTATCGGCACGTCGTCGACACGATGGATCGGATTCCGCTCCGGGCTGGGGATGAATTCGCCGACACTGAAGACGGGCCGACAGTCGCCGACAACCTCGTGGGGACAGAGGAGACGCTGGTCGCGAGCACGACGAGCCCCGGAAACGTCGCAACAGTCGCGACTCCCGAATCGGTCTCCGAATGGATCGAGACGCTGCGGCCGGCGTTCGTCGACGAACTCCCCCGCGAGGACGTCCGGTACTTGATCGAGCGGTTGCTGTACCTGCTCACGTCCTGTGACGAGCGCCGGGAGCACGAACTCGACGACGTATCGTGGTGGGAGTTCATCGACGCCGACAACCGATCGGAAGAGTTCCGGGACCGACTCGCGTACGCGACCCAGTCGCTCGTGGCGTTGCGACCACAACTCGGCAGCGCCCGGACGATCGGGATGATCTACCTCCAGCTGCTCTTTGGCCAGTTCGATCCCACGCGCCCGACCGAGCAGATCCTCAACGGCCCGACCAACGAGGCCTGGATCGACCCATGGGTCGAGTACCTCCAGTCGCTCGGCGTGACACTGCACACCGAAAGCCCGATCGATCGTCTGGAGTTCGACGGCCGGCGGATCACCGGCGCGGTGGTGGCCGAAGGGGCAGCCGCACCGGTGGCCGGAGAGACGGTCACTGCAGACGAGTACGTCCTCGGGGTGCCAGTCGAGGTGGCCCCCGATTTCGTCACTCCAGAGATGGCCACCGTCGCGCCGGAGCTGGGCCGGATCGCCAACCTCGATACCGCGTGGATGAACGGCATCCAGTTTTACCTCACGGAGGACGTCGACCTCGTGCGTGGCCACCAGGTGTACGCGGATGCGCCGTGGGCGCTGACGTCGATCTCCCAGCGCCAGTTCTGGACCGACTACGACGTCGACGCCCGCGGACCCGAAGAGGTCGAGGGCATCCTCTCGGTGATCGCCTCCGACTGGGACACCCCTGGACCTCTGTACGGCAAGCCGGCCCGGGAGTGTACGCGCGAGGAGATCGCCGAGGAGATCTGGGCGCAGGTACAATCGCATCTGAACGTCGCGGGCGACACCCTCACCGACGACATGCTGGTCGACTGGTTCCTGGATCCCGCGATCGTCGAGACCGACGACGGTGTCGAGAACCGATCGCCGTTGCTTATAAACACGGTTGGCTCGCTGCGGAATCGTCCGACTGCGGACGTGAACATCGCGAACCTCACCATCGCCG
The Halalkaliarchaeum desulfuricum DNA segment above includes these coding regions:
- a CDS encoding AI-2E family transporter, translating into MDTDDRDPSWFTEEQAIVVFTLGIIILAVLVIMPYLQYILFGVIFAYLLSPIHRRLVNHIRRDLSALVLTIMTVIGVAIPLVYLIGRLAQEAFAVVQAIQNAELGVTEIEVRLLEMGIELDIHAVVRANREMIESAAEMLAVQISQAIQNLPNIFIGLTITVFVLFVMLRDGDRLVTWVRATVPIRNEIQSELHQKVNRLMWASIIGNGGAGLIQTFALGVAFWFLGFNNLVLLMVLTFVLALLPLVGAFAVWLPLVGYLFVVGRPTAAAMLFVFGSLVSVSDFYTRPIIIGHSGALNSAVIVVGVFGGLVIFGPIGLLIGPVILGGSKIAIETLVRARDEDLTAAG
- a CDS encoding hydroxysqualene dehydroxylase; protein product: MTDVLVIGGGIGGLSAAHELAERGIDVTVYEANDRFGGKARSMPIDDGPAPLHGEHGFRFFPAFYRHVVDTMDRIPLRAGDEFADTEDGPTVADNLVGTEETLVASTTSPGNVATVATPESVSEWIETLRPAFVDELPREDVRYLIERLLYLLTSCDERREHELDDVSWWEFIDADNRSEEFRDRLAYATQSLVALRPQLGSARTIGMIYLQLLFGQFDPTRPTEQILNGPTNEAWIDPWVEYLQSLGVTLHTESPIDRLEFDGRRITGAVVAEGAAAPVAGETVTADEYVLGVPVEVAPDFVTPEMATVAPELGRIANLDTAWMNGIQFYLTEDVDLVRGHQVYADAPWALTSISQRQFWTDYDVDARGPEEVEGILSVIASDWDTPGPLYGKPARECTREEIAEEIWAQVQSHLNVAGDTLTDDMLVDWFLDPAIVETDDGVENRSPLLINTVGSLRNRPTADVNIANLTIAADYVRTNSDLASMESANEAGRRAANAILERSGYRGRMARIWDLAEPAVFEPFKRQDAIRYRLGLPHPAEVTQSVRGLTTRLRGRV